In Bacillus sp. S3, the sequence CTGCGGGCCTTTGAACTGCAAAAATTAGCGGCAAAGGTTGGCTTTGATTGGCAGGAAATTACCCCTGCATTGGCGAAAGTGAAAGAGGAGCTCGAGGAATTTACGCTTGAGCTGGATGGAACAGAAGCAGGAATGATCCGTGCGAAGCAGGAATTTGGCGACTTACTCTTTGCCTTTGTGAATGTGGCAAGATTCTTGAAAATTCATCCTGAGGAAGCGTTATTTGAAACAAATGAAAAGTTCATACGCCGGTTTCAATACGTTGAAGAAGGGGTAAGCTCTAGCGGACGGACATTTAAAGAGCATACACTTGAGGAGCTCGACAAGTATTGGGATGAGGCAAAAGAAAAGGGTCTTTAAAAAGGGAGGAATGCGCTTATGCGTCTAGATAAGTTTTTAAAGGTATCGAGATTAATTAAACGAAGAACATTGGCAAAAGAAGTTTCTGATCAGGGGAGAATCGAAATTAATGGAAAAGAGGCAAAGGCCAGCTCAACTGTGAAAGTAGGAGATGAATTGACACTTCGTCTTGGGCAGCGGAGAGTGACGGCAAGAATTGACCGAATTCAAGAAACCTCACGCAAGGATGAGGCGGCGGAGATGTATACGATTTTAAAGGAAGAGAGACTCGGCTCAAACGACTAAAGCTGTTCTATTTTTAACGTTCTTCACATACATTTTACCAAAAGGTTGTACAAATGATTGTGAGGGATGAGGATGAGTCAATATTATGATAGCAATCCGCCAAAGAGTAGTGTTCCGGATCATGATGTCATCATGAGAGGAAGAAGGCTCCTTGAGATTACCGGTGTAAAACAGGTAGAAAGCTTTGATAACGAGGAGTTCCTATTAGAAACGTCCATGGGGTTTTTAGCCATCAAGGGGCAAAACCTGTCGATGAAAAACCTTGATGTCGAAAAAGGGATTGTCTCGATTAAAGGCAAGATTTTTGACCTAGTCTACTTAGATGAGCAGCACGGGGAGAAAGCTAAAGGCTTCTTTAGCAAGTTATTCCGATGACCCTTTCCACGCAATTTCTTACAATGCTTTCGATGATTGGCATGGGGTCGTTATTTGGCGCCATGTTTGATACGTATCAGAGATTTTTAAAGCGCCCCAAACAAAAAGCTTGGATTGTCTTCCTAAATGATGTATTATTTTGGATCATTCAAGCTTTGATTATTTTTTATACGTTATTCTTAGTGAATAATGGGGAATTAAGATTTTATATCTTTATTGCGCTTGTTTGCGGGTTTGCCGCCTATCAAAGCCTGCTGAAAGGGATGTACCTTCGTTTCTTGGAAATGCTGATCCACTCCGTTATAACGACTGTGAAATTTTTGAGGAGAACCTTCCAGCTCTTGATTTATAAACCTGTTGTGGGTCTAATCCAGTTAATCGTGGCGATCCTTTTTGCACTTGGCAGGGGACTATTCACCCTTGTCAAATTTGTTTTAAAGGTTTTATTATTGGTTGTAAAGATTATTGTTGTACCGGTGAAAACAATATTGTTATTATTTTGGAAACTCTTGCCGAAAGGTATTAAAAAAACCGTCGAGAAGTTATATAATAATACGGCAGGAAATTTTAAGAAAATCAGGAATTATATTAGTAAGTGGTTAGAAAAATGGAAAAGCCGAAAAGAGTGAGGAGGGCAGGGATTTGGGCGAGGAACGAAAAAAGAATGTATCAAAAATTCAGACAACCTATGTCGAGCAGCAGGAATATGCGGAAATTGCTTCAGCTAGAAAAAGGAAATTATTGCTACGGCGATTATCGTTATTTTTCGTTTTTGCTAGCTTACTATCGTATTTGATGATATCAAGCTATCTTTCCCAGACCACTAAGCTCGAGGCAAAGGTTGCCCAAAAGAAGAAGCTTGACCATCAGCTCACAGAATTAAAAAAGCAGCAGGATATGCTAAAAGAAGATATTGTTAAATTAAATGATGACGACTACATTGGGAAACTAGCCAGAAAACAGTACTTTTTCTCAGATAAAAACGAAATTATCTTTAATATACCGGAAGAAAAGAAGGAAAATTGATCCAATACAGTGAGTTATTGACACTGATTTTTTCCTTTCTGTATAATATAGTATAAGATTTGAGTTTTTATACTTTTAAGGAGGAACAATCTTTTTATGTCAATCGAAGTAGGCAGCAAGTTACAAGGAAAGGTAACAGGGATTACAAATTTCGGAGCGTTTGTGGAGCTGCCGGATGGCTCAACAGGACTTGTACACATTAGTGAGGTTGCCGATAACTATGTCAAAGATATCAATGACCATCTAAAGGTTGGCGATCAGGTCGAAGTAAAAGTCATCAATGTTGAAAAGGATGGGAAAATTGGCCTTTCCATTAAAAAGGCAAAAGATCGCCCAGAGCCGGAAAGAAAACAACATTCGCACTCACAACGCCCTCGTCAAGGCAGATCAAACGATCGTAATAACGCTAGACCGGAAAACTTTGAGTCGAAAATGGCAAAATTTCTAAAAGATAGTGAAGATCGTTTATCATCCTTAAAGCGCCACACGGAATCCAAGCGTGGAGGAAGAGGAGCTAGACGGGGGTAACTTGCTGCTAATTGGATCAGGCAGGTTTCACTTAATATCAATAAATGAAAGACAAGTCAAAGCGGCTTGTCTTTTTTATGTTTATAAGTTTCGACTTTGAGCTCCAGGCCATACGCCGCTGACCAGGGCGATGGCGCGTTTCTTACTTTCTCCTTTTTACGACATGGTTACATTGTTTGGAAGGATTATAGTGAAAACCGTCGAACGATTCTTTTTGCTTGTTCACTATTTTGACAAACTTTTACCTCTATTAATTTTATAATAGTGGGCAACGATGAAAGAATAGGGAGTGTGATTTAGTGGAAAAGACAAACGTGAGTTTCATAGAGCCGGTCGGAGAAGTCAGTCTTCATTCATCTAAATGGGATTTGGGGAAGGGATTAAGGAAAATTCAATACATGCTGGAATCCTTTTTTATCAAGAAGGGTTACCTTTTATTATTCGTGGGCTTTTTGCTTGGACGAGCCTTAATTTTAGCAAAGCTTACCCCATTTTGCCTCCCTTTCTTTGCTTCCGTGTATATCATCAAGAGGGATCGGGCACCGCTTGCCTTGATCGGACTGATTGTCGGAGCGGCAACCATTTCATTATCCAATGCGGTTTTTACTTTCGTCGTCACCGTTTGCTTTTTAGTTATTTTTCGAATCAGTCAAAAATGGCTGACAAATGAAATGCGGTCACTGCCATTTTTTGTCGGTATCATTCTTGGTGCGGGAAAATTAGCTGAAGCCTTCATCCTTTCAAGACAATTAACATTATATGATTTGATGATGGTTGGGGTTCAGGCGAGCTTGGCGTTTATCCTGACACTTATATTTTTACAAAGTATTCCATTGTTAACCTTGAATAAACGCAGACAATTGTTAAAAACAGAAGAAATCGTCTGCTTAATTATCATGCTTGCTTCCATCATGTCTGGAACCATTGGCTGGAAAGTATATGATTTGTCGATTGAACATATTATGTCGAGATATTTGGTATTGGTGTTTTCCTTCATTGCCGGGGCAACAGTTGGCTCCACAGTTGGTGTTGTGACAGGGTTAATTTTCAGCCTCGCAAGCGTTTCAAGCTTCTACCATATGAGTCTCTTGGCTTTTTCAGGCGTACTCGGCGGCCTGCTAAAGGAAGGGAAGAAGATAGGTGTGTCTATCGGTTTATTTATTGCCACTCTGCTGATCGGCATGTATGGAGAGGGAGGAGGCTCCCTTTTACAAACCGTGCTGGAATCAAGTGCGGCGGTGCTCTTATTTCTCTTAACACCACAGGCTTTTACGTCCAGGCTGGCAAAATATATCCCCGGGACACCAGAATACACGGCCGAGCAGCAAAAATATATGCGCAAAATGCGAGACGTTACGGCACAGCGGGTTTCACAATTTTCCAATGTGTTTCATGCCTTATCAAAAAGCTTTTCGCAAATGGAAGCACAGCAGGATGATGATGTGGATGAGCGCGAAATGGATTATTTCATGAGCAATGTCACCGAAAGAACGTGTCAAACGTGCTTTAAAAAGGAACAATGCTGGGCAAAGAATTTTAATACAACCTATGCCTACATGGAGGAAATTATTCATGAAATGGATCAAAATGATGGAAATGTCTCTCTAAGGCTGACAAGGGACTGGGAAAAACATTGTTCCCGTCCAAAAAAAGTGTATGAAACCATCGGCCAGGAGCTAACCTTTTTCCAAGCCAATCTTAAATTAAAGAAACAGGTGCGTGAGTCCAGGAAACTGGTCGCTGACCAATTATTAGGTGTTTCCGAGGTAATGGATAATTTCGCAAAAGAAATTCAACGGGAAAGGGAAAATCATCATAAACAGGAAGAACAAATTATGGAGGCGATTCAGGAATTCGGCATTCATATTGAACAGGTGGAAATCTACAGCCTTGAGCAGGGGAATGTTGATATTGAGATGGCTGTTCCATTCTGCAATGGCCACGGGGAGTGTGAAAAGCTAATTGCACCGATGCTATCGGATATACTTGGGGAAACCATTATTGTGAATAAAGAGGAATGTGCCACCATCCCTCATGGGTTCTGTCATGTGACATTCAGATCATCAAAGGCCTTTACGGTCGAAACAGGGGTTGCCCATGCAGCCAAGGATGGCGGCCTCATTTCAGGGGACAGTTATTCCACGATCGAACTGGGCCTCGGCAAGTATGCGATTGCGATTAGTGATGGCATGGGAAATGGCGAAAGGGCTCATTATGAAAGTAATGAAACACTGCTGCTTTTGCAAAAGATTTTGCAATCAGGAATTGAGGAAAAAACAGCAATTAAATCGATTAATTCGATCCTCTCGCTAAGAACGACCGATGAAATCTTTTCTACATTAGATTTGGCGATGATTGATTTGAAAAATGCCTCAGCTAAATTCTTAAAGATCGGCTCGACACCGAGTTTTATCAAAAGGGGGAATAAGGTGATCAAAATCCAGGCAAGCAACTTGCCGATTGGAATCCTCCAGGAATTTGAGGTTGATGTTGTCAGTGAACAATTAAAAGCCGGGGATTTATTAATTATGATGAGCGATGGTGTGTTCGAAGGGCCGAAGCATGTGGAAAATTATGATTTATGGATGAAACGAAAAGTGCAAGAATTAGAAACGGATGACCCGCAAGAGGTAGCCGACCTGATAATGGAGGATGTGATCAGATCAAGATCGGGGTTAATTGAGGATGACATGACGGTTACTGTAGCAAAAATAAAACATAATACACCGAAGTGGGCCTCTATTCCCGTCTACAAAAAAAGAGCATAACCGATTATTTTACGCTGCCAAGGCTTAAAATATGTATAAATCACCCTGATCCCGTCGAAAATGGTACCAATACGTTTCGTGGAGGGAGAAGGTTATGTATACAGGGAAAATCCGGCAAATTTTATTAATTACCGACGGCTGTTCCAATCAAGGTGACGATCCAATTGCCATGGCTGCACTCGCGAAGGAACAAGGAATTACGGTGAATGTGATAGGCGTCATCGAAAAGGATGTTATCGATGAAAAAGGAATGACGGAAATCGATGGCATTGCGATGTCAGGCGGGGGTGTCAGTCAAATTGTCTATGCGGAAGCGCTCTCGCAAACCGTGCAAATGGTTACCCGCAAAGCGATGAACCAAACCATTCAAGGGGTGGTCAACAGCCAGCTGCAGCAGATATTAGGACGTTCACAAACAATGGAAGATCTGCATCCTGATCAGCGCGGTGAGGTCATGGAGGTTGTCGATGAATTAGGTGAGACTGTCGAATTAGAGGTGTTGATTCTTGTCGATACAAGTGCAAGCATGAAGCATAAGCTGCCCACTGTAAAAGAGGCACTTCTCGATCTGTCTCTAAGCTTAAACGCCCGTTCAGGAGAAAATCAATTTTCCGTTTATGTATTTCCCGGGAAAAAGAATGATGTCGAAAAATTGCTGGATTGGACTCCAAAGCTGCAGGTTTTGACAAGTGTCTTCTCGCAGCTGTCTACAGGCGGGATTACACCTACTGGTCCGGCATTACGGACAGCCTTAACTGCCTTCAATCAAAAACAATCATTAAGGAGCCTGCTTTCACGTGATGATGAATCATACTTTGAAGAATCAATGTAAGGTAAGTCCTGGGACAATCATTATAGGGAAATGGCATTCACATAGCTATACAATTATAAAAGAACTAGGATTTGGCGCAAACGGGGTGGTTTACCTTGCAAAGCACAAAAACACTCACGTGGCATTGAAAATGAGTGACAATGGTATGTCGATCACCTCTGAGGTAAATGTGCTTAAATCCTTTGCGAAGGTCCAGGGGCTTCCAACCCTCGGGCCTTCTTTACTTGATGTTGACGATTGGCAAGGGCACCAAGGCCGAATTTCCTTTTATGTCATGGAATATATTCAAGGCCGAGACTTCCTTTCTTTTTTACAAGAGAAAGGGAAATCATGGACAAGTGTTTTATTTTTGCAGCTGTTGAATGATTTGCATCAGCTTCATGAAAATGGCTGGGTATTCGGGGATTTAAAACCGGAAAATTTAATTGTAACCGGACCGCCGCCAAAAATAAGATGTATCGATGTTGGAGGCACGACTATTCAAGGGAGGGCAATTAAGGAATTCACGGAGTTTTATGATCGGGGTTATTGGGGCTTGGGCTCCCGAAAAGCAGAACCGTCTTATGATTTATTTGCTGTCGCGATGATTATCATCAACACCGCTTACCCAAACCGATTTACTAAAACTAGCGGTGGGATTTCTCAGCTGAGGGAAGCCATTAGGCAAAAACCAGAACTGCTGAAGTTTGAAAAGGTCATCGTCAAAGCACTGCAAGGGCATTATCTAAATGCTAAGCAAATGCGAACTGATTTATTTGACAGTATGGTGGAGGATAAGGGATCTAGTCCACCTTTACGAACAGCCGTAGCACCGAGTCAAACCGCCAGGCCAGTCCAAGCAAAAAACACGAACGGTGCCCAGCATATCTCCAGACGAACCTATCGGCAAAAGAAGAAAAAAAGAGGATGGCTGGAATTTTTGTTTATTACTGTCGTTCTAGGAGTATTATATGCATGGTATACTTTTAATAATTTACCTTAAACCTTGAAACCATTTCCGTGCTGGTTCGTATATATGAAAGGTGTATTCTTTTGACATTTATGGGGCAAGAAAATGGAAAAATTCACCTTGAAAAGAAACACCTATGTTTTGATAGATAATCGCGATTAGTGGTAAGCTAAATAGAAAAGCGAAAGCGCCTTGATCAGCGGCGTATGGCCTCCTCGGAAAAGCTAACGCTTTTCCTTCGTGCGATGCCTATGCTGCCGAAGCGTTCCTTGTGGAGCGCTCCAACTGAGATAAAGGAAACACGGTGAACGGAGTGAACCGATGTTGACTTATCGTAGGGCGGAGAGCGAAGGACACTAGCCGCTAGGGCGCTGTAGCTGGACAGTTTTTTAAAAATTACTTTGTATTAGAAAGAGTGCAATCCTATGTTAGAAACAAAGGTTGAGTCTTTTCTTAACCGCCACTCATTCAAGCTTAATAATAAGAAAATGATTGTTGGTGTGTCTGGAGGGCCAGATTCTTTAGCCCTGCTCCACTACTTGCTAAAGAAAAGGGAAAAGTGGAACCTGGCCATTGTAGTCACACATATTGACCACATGTTCCGTGGAGAAGAATCCTTTCTTGATGCAATGTTTGTTAAAAGCTTTTGTGAGCAGCACGATATCCCATTTGAAATGGAACAAGTTAATGTGCCAGAAATAATGAAGGAAACCGGGAAAAGCTCACAAATTGCTGCAAGAGAAGTGCGATATGGATTTTATTTAAAAATAATGAAGAAGTACGGTTTTCCTTATTTAGTCCTGGCCCACCATGGTGATGATCAGATTGAAACTATACTCATGCGGCTGACTAGGGGAAGCAGTGGAACGGCAAGAGCAGGGATTCCATTTACCCGCCAATTTCATGAAGGGACGATTATTCGGCCATTCCTATGTGTAACAAAGGATGAAATTCAACATTATTGCCAAGAGCATAATCTTACACCACGAATAGACCCAAGCAACGCGAAGGACGTTTATAGCCGGAACCGATTTCGAAAACAGATTCTTCCTTTTTTAAAAAAAGAAAATCGCCATGTTCATGAACACTTTCAGCGGTTTAGCGAAGAGCTGAAAAGTGACGAAGACTTTCTGCAGGAATTAGCGGCCAGTCGGCTGAAGAATGTTGTGACAAAAAGAGAAGAGGACAATATTACTATTGACATTAAAAGCTTTCTTGAAATGCCTTTACCTTTACAAAGGAGAGGGTTTCAACTAATATTAAACTATCTTTATAAAGAAAGGCCCGCTTCTCTTTCTGCCGTACATATCGATCAAGTATTTGTCTTACTGCATCATCATGAACCTTCATGTAAATTGGATTTTCCAAATGGATTGAAGGTTATTCGCTCCTATTATCAGTTATCGTTCCAATTTCAGCTGAAAGAAGCTGAACCATATGGGTTTGAAATATATGAGCCTGGGACAATTACACTGCCAAATGGACGGAGTATTAGCATAGAACTGTTAGAAAGTGATATGTCTGATGATAAGCGACATACAGCCCTGTTTAATGCAGACCGTATTCATTGGCCGATTATCATCCGTTCAAGGAAAAAGGGCGATCGAATGACATTAAAGGGAATAAAAGGGTCAAAGAAATTAAAGGATATTTTTATTGATCAAAAGGTTCCGGTCTATGAACGCGACAGGTGGCCTGTTATTACGGATAAAGAAGGTTTGATTATTTGGCTTCCAGAACTAAAAAAATCTTCTTTAGAAGGTATAGATACAACTGCAAAGCAATATATACAACTCACATATCGTTAGTAATGATCCTAGGGGGCACAATTTATGATGAATCAGGATATTGAAAAGGTATTAGTTTCAGAAGAAGAAATTCAGGAAAAGATTAATGTGTTAGCGGCTGAGTTAACTGAAGAGTATAAAGACCGCTTCCCGCTTGCAATCGGTGTGTTAAAAGGGGCAATGCCTTTTATGGCCGATTTATTAAAACGCATGGATTGCTATTTAGAAATGGATTTTATGGATGTTTCAAGCTATGGTACTTCTCTTGTATCATCCGGAGAAGTAAAAATCTTAAAGGATTTAGATACATCTGTGGAAGGAAGGGACATATTAATTATTGAAGATATCATCGATAGCGGCTTAACTCTTAGCTATTTAGTTGATTTATTCCGTTATCGCAAAGCAAAATCAATTAAAATTGTTACCTTACTTGATAAACCAACAGGAAGAAAAAGCGCAATCAAAGCGGATTATGTAGGTTTTATTGTTCCAGATGAATTTGTTGTCGGGTATGGATTGGATTATATTGAAAAATATCGAAACCTTCCATATATTGGGGTATTAAAGCCGGAAGTTTATAGCACTAATCAATCATAAATTTTTTAATCGAGGGGGTGCCATTCAGGTTCTTTAAACCCCTTGGAAATGAGAGTAATTCCTTGAATTAGTAAGTTTTTCTATGATACTATTTATTATAGTTTTTACCCGCGGGAGGAGGTAAGAGATGAATCGGATTTTCCGTAATACCATCTTTTATTTATTGATATTTTTAGTCATTATAGGCGTGGTTAGTTTCTTCAATGGAAGCAATGAGCCTACAGATCATATTTCATATGATAAGTTTGTTACCCAATTAGAAAATGGGGAAGTTAAGTCATTTTCTATGCAGCCAGAACGTGGGGTATATGAGGTCCGCGGTGAACTGGAAGCGAAGGATAAAAAGTTCATCACCTATATACCTAACAGCGAAAAGATCCTTGATCGAATTGATAAGGCAGACTCAAAAGTAGACGTAATGCCGGCAAAAGAAACAAGCGGCTGGGTAACCTTCTTTACTTCGATTATTCCTTTCGTGATTATTTTTATCTTATTTTTCTTCTTGTTAAACCAAGCTCAAGGCGGCGGAAGCCGAGTGATGAACTTTGGTAAATCAAAGGCAAAGCTTTATAACGATGATAAGAAAAAGGTTCGTTTTAGAGATGTAGCCGGAGCTGATGAAGAAAAGGCAGAGCTAGTTGAGGTTGTTGAATTTTTAAAAGACCCTCGCAAATTTGCTGAGCTTGGAGCCCGGATTCCAAAGGGCGTCCTGTTAGTAGGACCTCCAGGGACTGGTAAAACCTTGCTGGCACGAGCAACTGCCGGTGAAGCAGGTGTTCCGTTCTTCTCAATCAGCGGTTCGGATTTCGTTGAAATGTTTGTCGGTGTCGGTGCATCCCGTGTCCGTGATTTATTTGAAAACGCGAAGAAAAATGCTCCATGTATCATTTTTATCGATGAAATTGACGCGGTTGGCCGTCAGCGTGGTGCCGGACTCGGCGGAGGTCACGATGAGCGTGAACAAACGTTGAACCAATTGTTAGTTGAAATGGATGGATTCGGTGCAAATGAAGGAATCATCATTATTGCTGCAACAAACCGAGCAGATATTCTCGATCCTGCACTATTACGTCCAGGACGTTTTGACCGTCAAATTACCGTTGACCGTCCAGATGTGATTGGCCGTGAGGCAGTGCTAAAAGTTCATGCACGTAATAAACCATTAGATGAGACTGTAAATTTAAAGAATATTGCCATGCGGACACCTGGCTTCTCTGGTGCCGATTTGGAAAACTTATTGAATGAAGCTGCATTGGTTGCAGCGCGAAGCAGTAAAAAGAAAATTGATATGGAAGATATCGATGAAGCGACGGATCGTGTCATTGCGGGTCCAGCTAAAAAGAGCCGGGTTATTTCTGAAAAAGAACGTAATATTGTTGCCTTCCATGAGGGCGGCCATACTGTGATTGGTTTGGTACTTGATGAAGCGGATATGGTTCACAAAGTTACTATCGTTCCACGCGGGCAAGCAGGCGGATATGCTGTCATGCTTCCGAGGGAAGATCGTTACTTTATGACGAAGCCTGAACTGCTTGATAAGATTGTCGGTCTGCTCGGCGGCCGTGTCGCTGAAGAGATTGTATTTGGTGAAGTAAGTACCGGTGCACATAATGACTTCCAACGTGCAACAGGCATTGCCCGGAAAATGGTGACTGAATACGGAATGAGTGATAAGCTTGGACCGCTTCAGTTCGGACAGCCACAAGGTGGTCAAGTGTTCTTAGGCCGTGACCTGCATAATGAGCAAAATTATTCCGATGCGATTGCCTATGAAATCGATCTTGAAATTCAGAGCATTATTAAAGAATGTTATGAAAGAGCAAGAAAGATTCTTACTGAAAATCGCGATAAGCTGAATCTCATTGCGACAACTCTTCTTGAGGTCGAAACGCTTGTTGCGGAACAGATTAAATATTTGGTTGAGCACGGTCATATGCCAGATCCTTCTGTCCATTTAGATGCCGTAAAGATTGGACCAAAGAAAACAGAAGATGTGAAAGTGAACATCAACACGAAAAAGGATGAAGGTGAAAAAGAGGAATCCTTCCTAGATAAACCTTCTGATGAGATTGATTATAAATAATTTGTTCATGAGTGCTTCTATTGAAGCACTCTTTTTTTCACACCTAAACGATTTATGGTATTATGTTTGCATGTGAAAAAAGATAAATCGATAAAGTGAGTGATAGATTTGATTTTCGTATTTGATGTGGGGAATACCAATATTGTTTTAGGTGTTTATCAAGGTGATGAACTGAAATATCATTGGCGGATCGAAACAAATCGAAACCGCACAGAAGATGAGATTGGCATGAGCATAAAAGCGTTGTTTGACCATTCAGGACTTTCGTTTTCAGCTATTGATGGGATCATTATTTCTTCAGTTGTACCGCCAATCATGTTTGCTCTTGAAAGAATGTGCCAAAAGTACT encodes:
- the spoIIE gene encoding stage II sporulation protein E — encoded protein: MEKTNVSFIEPVGEVSLHSSKWDLGKGLRKIQYMLESFFIKKGYLLLFVGFLLGRALILAKLTPFCLPFFASVYIIKRDRAPLALIGLIVGAATISLSNAVFTFVVTVCFLVIFRISQKWLTNEMRSLPFFVGIILGAGKLAEAFILSRQLTLYDLMMVGVQASLAFILTLIFLQSIPLLTLNKRRQLLKTEEIVCLIIMLASIMSGTIGWKVYDLSIEHIMSRYLVLVFSFIAGATVGSTVGVVTGLIFSLASVSSFYHMSLLAFSGVLGGLLKEGKKIGVSIGLFIATLLIGMYGEGGGSLLQTVLESSAAVLLFLLTPQAFTSRLAKYIPGTPEYTAEQQKYMRKMRDVTAQRVSQFSNVFHALSKSFSQMEAQQDDDVDEREMDYFMSNVTERTCQTCFKKEQCWAKNFNTTYAYMEEIIHEMDQNDGNVSLRLTRDWEKHCSRPKKVYETIGQELTFFQANLKLKKQVRESRKLVADQLLGVSEVMDNFAKEIQRERENHHKQEEQIMEAIQEFGIHIEQVEIYSLEQGNVDIEMAVPFCNGHGECEKLIAPMLSDILGETIIVNKEECATIPHGFCHVTFRSSKAFTVETGVAHAAKDGGLISGDSYSTIELGLGKYAIAISDGMGNGERAHYESNETLLLLQKILQSGIEEKTAIKSINSILSLRTTDEIFSTLDLAMIDLKNASAKFLKIGSTPSFIKRGNKVIKIQASNLPIGILQEFEVDVVSEQLKAGDLLIMMSDGVFEGPKHVENYDLWMKRKVQELETDDPQEVADLIMEDVIRSRSGLIEDDMTVTVAKIKHNTPKWASIPVYKKRA
- the hpt gene encoding hypoxanthine phosphoribosyltransferase, giving the protein MMNQDIEKVLVSEEEIQEKINVLAAELTEEYKDRFPLAIGVLKGAMPFMADLLKRMDCYLEMDFMDVSSYGTSLVSSGEVKILKDLDTSVEGRDILIIEDIIDSGLTLSYLVDLFRYRKAKSIKIVTLLDKPTGRKSAIKADYVGFIVPDEFVVGYGLDYIEKYRNLPYIGVLKPEVYSTNQS
- the tilS gene encoding tRNA lysidine(34) synthetase TilS; its protein translation is MLETKVESFLNRHSFKLNNKKMIVGVSGGPDSLALLHYLLKKREKWNLAIVVTHIDHMFRGEESFLDAMFVKSFCEQHDIPFEMEQVNVPEIMKETGKSSQIAAREVRYGFYLKIMKKYGFPYLVLAHHGDDQIETILMRLTRGSSGTARAGIPFTRQFHEGTIIRPFLCVTKDEIQHYCQEHNLTPRIDPSNAKDVYSRNRFRKQILPFLKKENRHVHEHFQRFSEELKSDEDFLQELAASRLKNVVTKREEDNITIDIKSFLEMPLPLQRRGFQLILNYLYKERPASLSAVHIDQVFVLLHHHEPSCKLDFPNGLKVIRSYYQLSFQFQLKEAEPYGFEIYEPGTITLPNGRSISIELLESDMSDDKRHTALFNADRIHWPIIIRSRKKGDRMTLKGIKGSKKLKDIFIDQKVPVYERDRWPVITDKEGLIIWLPELKKSSLEGIDTTAKQYIQLTYR
- a CDS encoding S1 domain-containing RNA-binding protein yields the protein MSIEVGSKLQGKVTGITNFGAFVELPDGSTGLVHISEVADNYVKDINDHLKVGDQVEVKVINVEKDGKIGLSIKKAKDRPEPERKQHSHSQRPRQGRSNDRNNARPENFESKMAKFLKDSEDRLSSLKRHTESKRGGRGARRG
- a CDS encoding vWA domain-containing protein — its product is MYTGKIRQILLITDGCSNQGDDPIAMAALAKEQGITVNVIGVIEKDVIDEKGMTEIDGIAMSGGGVSQIVYAEALSQTVQMVTRKAMNQTIQGVVNSQLQQILGRSQTMEDLHPDQRGEVMEVVDELGETVELEVLILVDTSASMKHKLPTVKEALLDLSLSLNARSGENQFSVYVFPGKKNDVEKLLDWTPKLQVLTSVFSQLSTGGITPTGPALRTALTAFNQKQSLRSLLSRDDESYFEESM
- a CDS encoding RNA-binding S4 domain-containing protein → MRLDKFLKVSRLIKRRTLAKEVSDQGRIEINGKEAKASSTVKVGDELTLRLGQRRVTARIDRIQETSRKDEAAEMYTILKEERLGSND
- the ftsH gene encoding ATP-dependent zinc metalloprotease FtsH, with product MNRIFRNTIFYLLIFLVIIGVVSFFNGSNEPTDHISYDKFVTQLENGEVKSFSMQPERGVYEVRGELEAKDKKFITYIPNSEKILDRIDKADSKVDVMPAKETSGWVTFFTSIIPFVIIFILFFFLLNQAQGGGSRVMNFGKSKAKLYNDDKKKVRFRDVAGADEEKAELVEVVEFLKDPRKFAELGARIPKGVLLVGPPGTGKTLLARATAGEAGVPFFSISGSDFVEMFVGVGASRVRDLFENAKKNAPCIIFIDEIDAVGRQRGAGLGGGHDEREQTLNQLLVEMDGFGANEGIIIIAATNRADILDPALLRPGRFDRQITVDRPDVIGREAVLKVHARNKPLDETVNLKNIAMRTPGFSGADLENLLNEAALVAARSSKKKIDMEDIDEATDRVIAGPAKKSRVISEKERNIVAFHEGGHTVIGLVLDEADMVHKVTIVPRGQAGGYAVMLPREDRYFMTKPELLDKIVGLLGGRVAEEIVFGEVSTGAHNDFQRATGIARKMVTEYGMSDKLGPLQFGQPQGGQVFLGRDLHNEQNYSDAIAYEIDLEIQSIIKECYERARKILTENRDKLNLIATTLLEVETLVAEQIKYLVEHGHMPDPSVHLDAVKIGPKKTEDVKVNINTKKDEGEKEESFLDKPSDEIDYK
- a CDS encoding protein kinase domain-containing protein — encoded protein: MMNHTLKNQCKVSPGTIIIGKWHSHSYTIIKELGFGANGVVYLAKHKNTHVALKMSDNGMSITSEVNVLKSFAKVQGLPTLGPSLLDVDDWQGHQGRISFYVMEYIQGRDFLSFLQEKGKSWTSVLFLQLLNDLHQLHENGWVFGDLKPENLIVTGPPPKIRCIDVGGTTIQGRAIKEFTEFYDRGYWGLGSRKAEPSYDLFAVAMIIINTAYPNRFTKTSGGISQLREAIRQKPELLKFEKVIVKALQGHYLNAKQMRTDLFDSMVEDKGSSPPLRTAVAPSQTARPVQAKNTNGAQHISRRTYRQKKKKRGWLEFLFITVVLGVLYAWYTFNNLP
- a CDS encoding FtsB family cell division protein, translating into MGEERKKNVSKIQTTYVEQQEYAEIASARKRKLLLRRLSLFFVFASLLSYLMISSYLSQTTKLEAKVAQKKKLDHQLTELKKQQDMLKEDIVKLNDDDYIGKLARKQYFFSDKNEIIFNIPEEKKEN
- the yabQ gene encoding spore cortex biosynthesis protein YabQ encodes the protein MTLSTQFLTMLSMIGMGSLFGAMFDTYQRFLKRPKQKAWIVFLNDVLFWIIQALIIFYTLFLVNNGELRFYIFIALVCGFAAYQSLLKGMYLRFLEMLIHSVITTVKFLRRTFQLLIYKPVVGLIQLIVAILFALGRGLFTLVKFVLKVLLLVVKIIVVPVKTILLLFWKLLPKGIKKTVEKLYNNTAGNFKKIRNYISKWLEKWKSRKE
- the yabP gene encoding sporulation protein YabP; the encoded protein is MSQYYDSNPPKSSVPDHDVIMRGRRLLEITGVKQVESFDNEEFLLETSMGFLAIKGQNLSMKNLDVEKGIVSIKGKIFDLVYLDEQHGEKAKGFFSKLFR